The Xylanivirga thermophila genome contains the following window.
GTAATGTAGATAAAAAATTCACTACTCCAGTACCTATTAATACCTCTGAGCATATAAGAAAGGGCAGCAATGCTGGAAATACTATCTTTAACCATGATTCAAGGCCATAAAGGGCAGATTTGAATGATTCCTGAGGGAATGCAATGATAAGTAGTGTTATGGCTAGTGATACGCATGCGAATGATGCAGTTTTGACTTTGTCTTTTAATTTAATATTCATAATACTTGTCCTCCATAATATACTTTATTTTGATCAAGTTCAAAGTTTAATTTACGTAGTTATATATATAGTTTATTAATGAGGTGACCTAACTATGAAAATAAAAATGGGTTTAGCTTTAGGGGGAGGGGCTATGCGTGGACTAGCACATATAGGTGTACTGAAGGCATTGGAGGAGCAGGGGTTTAGGCCTGACTATATAGCTGGTACGAGCATAGGTGCAGTGATAGGGGCATTATATGCATCTGGAGTGACGCCATATATAATGTCGGGTTTGGCAAATAATTTAAATGCTAGATCATTCTATGACATAACACCACCTAGAAAAGGATTCATAAAAGGCAACAATATAGAACAACTTATTGCATTGCTTACAAAAGGTAGAGAGTTTAAAGAGTTAAATATTCCCTTATCGGTAACTGCTACAGATTTAACAAAATGTAAGCTGGTGGTATTTACAGAAGGCAAGGTATATAAGGCTGTAAGGGCCAGTATATCGGTGCCGGGCATTTTTATCCCTGTAGAGGCTGGAGATATGGTATTAGTAGACGGTGGTGTTTTGGAGAGAGTACCAACCAGGATAGTCCGAGAAATGGGAGCCGATATAGTTATAAGTGTAGATGTAGGTTTTCAGGGACAGCATAAAAAGCCTGATAAATTGACAGAGGTTATATTTCAAGCTTT
Protein-coding sequences here:
- a CDS encoding patatin-like phospholipase family protein; the encoded protein is MGLALGGGAMRGLAHIGVLKALEEQGFRPDYIAGTSIGAVIGALYASGVTPYIMSGLANNLNARSFYDITPPRKGFIKGNNIEQLIALLTKGREFKELNIPLSVTATDLTKCKLVVFTEGKVYKAVRASISVPGIFIPVEAGDMVLVDGGVLERVPTRIVREMGADIVISVDVGFQGQHKKPDKLTEVIFQAFEVMELEILKHKTVQSDIAIYPDVSNIDATSLEQAEECIQAGYKATIESMDKIKKLLSIL